A window from Bacillota bacterium encodes these proteins:
- the cimA gene encoding citramalate synthase, producing MNKIDIYDTTLRDGSQREGVSLSVADKLKIAEKLDDFGISYIEGGWPGSNPKDIEFFKRASKKKYKNARICAFGSTRRPDISAEEDSNIIALVEAGTDTVTIFGKSWDFHVRDALKTTLDENLLMIEESVAYLKSLGRQVFFDAEHFFDGYKTNSDYAIATVEAAARGKADVIVLCDTNGGLMPWELPGILAEVKDRVKIPLGIHTHDDAGMATANSLLAVRHGITQVQGTINGYGERCGNANLCTIMPNLQLKMGFQIVTSEQLRGLTKLSRFIAELANIAPAEQQPYVGFNAFAHKGGIHIDAVSKQPATYEHASPESVGNRRRILVSELAGRSSITMKATENNINLVKDGPETANVLQRIKEMEHYGYQFEGAEGSFELLVLKMKKAYQPLFKLEGFRLIIEKRENGQLYSEATIKVRVGDIQVHTAAEGNGPVNALDNALRKALEGIYPALKKIKLTDFKVRVIDGVDGTGAQVRVLIESRDEQSTWGTVGVSPNVIEASWIALVDSLEYGLLCRKLPEFKEARNVLNKLKKGEEVGSMGE from the coding sequence ATGAATAAGATAGATATCTATGATACAACGCTTCGGGACGGCTCTCAGCGGGAGGGCGTATCCCTTTCGGTTGCCGATAAATTAAAAATAGCCGAGAAACTGGACGATTTCGGGATTAGCTATATTGAAGGCGGATGGCCCGGTTCCAATCCTAAGGATATAGAATTTTTCAAAAGGGCTTCAAAGAAGAAGTACAAGAATGCCAGGATCTGTGCATTTGGAAGCACACGCAGACCAGATATTTCTGCTGAAGAAGATTCAAATATAATAGCCCTGGTGGAAGCGGGAACGGATACGGTAACAATATTCGGTAAGAGTTGGGACTTTCATGTGCGCGATGCATTGAAAACCACCCTTGATGAAAACTTGTTGATGATCGAAGAAAGTGTTGCCTACCTTAAGTCGCTGGGCCGCCAGGTATTTTTTGATGCCGAGCATTTTTTCGACGGATACAAGACTAATTCTGATTATGCTATTGCAACAGTTGAGGCTGCCGCCCGGGGAAAGGCTGACGTTATAGTCTTATGTGATACGAATGGCGGTTTAATGCCCTGGGAACTGCCCGGGATACTGGCAGAGGTCAAAGACAGGGTCAAGATACCCCTGGGTATCCATACCCACGATGATGCAGGGATGGCAACGGCCAACTCACTGCTCGCCGTCCGTCACGGTATTACCCAGGTTCAAGGGACGATCAACGGTTATGGAGAGCGCTGTGGTAATGCAAACCTTTGTACAATAATGCCCAACCTGCAGTTAAAAATGGGTTTTCAGATTGTAACCTCCGAACAACTGCGCGGTTTGACAAAGCTGTCGCGGTTCATAGCTGAGCTGGCCAATATTGCTCCGGCAGAACAGCAGCCCTATGTCGGTTTTAATGCCTTTGCCCACAAGGGGGGCATCCATATAGACGCTGTGAGCAAACAGCCGGCTACTTATGAACATGCATCTCCGGAATCAGTCGGAAATCGGCGGCGCATTCTGGTTTCAGAGTTGGCCGGACGCAGTAGCATAACAATGAAAGCAACAGAAAATAACATCAACCTGGTGAAGGATGGCCCGGAGACGGCAAATGTTTTACAGCGAATTAAGGAGATGGAACATTACGGTTACCAGTTTGAAGGAGCCGAAGGTTCCTTTGAATTACTTGTCCTCAAAATGAAGAAGGCATATCAGCCACTTTTCAAACTGGAAGGGTTCAGGCTTATTATCGAGAAAAGAGAAAACGGTCAGCTCTATTCAGAGGCGACGATCAAGGTCAGGGTCGGCGATATTCAGGTTCATACTGCTGCTGAAGGAAACGGGCCGGTTAACGCACTCGACAATGCTTTGCGGAAAGCGCTGGAAGGAATTTATCCGGCGCTCAAGAAAATAAAGCTGACAGACTTCAAGGTCAGGGTAATTGATGGAGTTGATGGAACCGGAGCCCAGGTCAGGGTGCTTATCGAATCACGGGATGAGCAGAGCACCTGGGGGACTGTCGGGGTATCGCCGAACGTAATCGAAGCGAGCTGGATTGCCCTGGTAGACAGCCTGGAGTACGGTCTGCTCTGCCGGAAGCTGCCTGAGTTTAAGGAAGCGCGAAACGTTTTGAACAAATTGAAAAAAGGGGAAGAAGTAGGTTCCATGGGAGAATAA
- a CDS encoding ABC transporter permease subunit, with protein sequence MNFALFKSTVKSNWILFVIFLAVLFMYMSIIISMYDPENIEAMALYLETLPQGMVDAFGYNATATDLVSFIGLYFYGFIVLLFPLIFCIVLTNRLVAALVDRGSMAYLLATPNTRIKIITTQAIFVIIAVSLLLFLNTLAGIAMCEGLFPGELDIPVYLKLNFATLMLTTAISSISFFFSCIFNESKYALAFGAGLPILFFVINMVRNIGSNSEWLKYLTIYTLYDPQQILSGEQSVLMISLVFGVITLVLYTGGIVIFSRRNLYL encoded by the coding sequence ATGAATTTTGCCCTCTTTAAATCTACTGTTAAATCAAACTGGATATTATTTGTTATTTTTTTAGCTGTTTTGTTCATGTACATGTCAATTATCATTTCCATGTATGATCCGGAAAATATTGAAGCAATGGCCCTTTACCTGGAAACGCTTCCCCAGGGGATGGTCGATGCTTTCGGTTACAATGCCACTGCAACAGACCTGGTCAGTTTTATCGGCTTGTATTTCTATGGTTTTATTGTTCTTCTCTTTCCTTTAATCTTCTGTATTGTGTTAACCAACCGCCTGGTGGCAGCCTTAGTGGACCGCGGCTCTATGGCTTACCTGCTGGCTACGCCGAATACAAGGATAAAGATTATCACTACTCAGGCGATTTTTGTCATAATCGCTGTTAGCCTGCTGTTGTTTTTAAATACGCTGGCCGGTATTGCTATGTGCGAGGGGCTTTTCCCCGGCGAACTGGATATTCCGGTATATTTGAAACTCAATTTTGCCACGTTGATGTTAACAACGGCTATCAGTTCAATTTCATTTTTCTTTTCCTGTATTTTTAACGAATCAAAATATGCGCTTGCTTTTGGCGCAGGCCTGCCGATTCTCTTTTTTGTAATCAATATGGTGAGAAATATTGGCAGTAATAGTGAATGGCTGAAATATTTGACTATTTATACCCTCTATGATCCCCAACAGATCCTGTCAGGAGAGCAATCTGTTCTGATGATTAGCCTTGTATTTGGTGTTATAACCCTGGTGCTTTACACAGGGGGGATAGTAATTTTCAGCAGGCGCAACCTCTACCTGTAA
- a CDS encoding ABC transporter ATP-binding protein, with protein sequence MISIHSLTFQYSSGKGIFDISFEVGEGEVFGFLGPNAAGKTTTIRNLLGFTKPGQGQCSINGMDCWRDAAKIQNQLGYLPGEMAFFEEMTGLQFLNLIGSMRGLSRNGRRENLIDRFELDPSGRIRRMSKGMKQKLGIVAAFMHDPAVYVLDEPTSGLDPLMQNIFVELILEEKERGKTVLMSSHNFEEIYRTSDRAGIIREGRIVAVEDVHSLKSSQRKTFLVTLGSEKDLELLRSTGLELGRISKNTVEVIVFGNYDQFISALAGCRVLGLDVVTQSLEQVFLRYYGREVLS encoded by the coding sequence ATGATCAGTATACACTCGCTTACCTTTCAGTACAGCAGCGGTAAAGGGATATTTGATATAAGTTTTGAGGTCGGCGAAGGAGAGGTGTTCGGATTTCTCGGGCCCAATGCTGCCGGTAAAACTACAACAATCAGAAACCTGTTGGGTTTTACAAAACCGGGACAGGGTCAGTGCAGCATAAATGGAATGGATTGCTGGCGTGATGCGGCGAAGATCCAGAATCAACTTGGTTATCTGCCGGGTGAAATGGCTTTTTTCGAAGAAATGACCGGTTTACAGTTTCTGAACTTGATCGGATCGATGAGAGGCCTGAGCCGTAATGGCCGACGGGAAAACTTGATTGATCGGTTTGAACTTGATCCGTCTGGGCGTATACGCAGGATGTCAAAAGGGATGAAACAGAAGCTGGGGATAGTAGCTGCTTTCATGCACGATCCGGCTGTATATGTTCTGGACGAACCGACCAGCGGCCTGGATCCGTTGATGCAAAATATTTTTGTGGAGCTCATCTTGGAGGAAAAAGAGAGAGGGAAGACAGTATTAATGTCATCCCACAACTTCGAAGAAATATACCGGACGAGTGACCGGGCAGGGATCATCCGGGAAGGCAGGATCGTTGCTGTGGAAGATGTTCATTCATTAAAATCGTCACAGCGGAAAACTTTTCTGGTTACCCTTGGTTCGGAAAAAGATCTGGAATTACTGCGCAGCACCGGCCTTGAGTTAGGCCGGATCAGCAAAAATACCGTGGAAGTGATCGTTTTCGGCAATTACGATCAGTTTATATCTGCTCTTGCCGGTTGCAGGGTTCTCGGGTTGGATGTGGTTACACAGAGTCTTGAACAGGTTTTTCTGAGATATTACGGCCGGGAGGTGCTCTCCTGA
- a CDS encoding ATP-dependent helicase, with the protein MHKKIDNWDQFLQAELNRAQYEFATADDDALLGLAGPGSGKTRALVYRAAHLIQTGLNPGNLLLLTFTNKAAGEMKERLERLLGFLPYELWSGTFHSIGARILRKHAALMGRTPNFSIFDEDDSRALLKQILALLEVNEQDRKLIMQRGFLGRIISQARNSDFSIRHVMEEDYPYRLEYYALINEVADIYNRKKEESNAFDFDDLLLCWLELFENQPQVREQYLRRFKHVLVDEFQDTNIIQARLIDLFAGNASLCVVGDDAQSIYAFRYANIGNILSFPEKYQTCRLVRMEQNYRSTPEIVELANCSISFNREQLPKKLYSENPPGPKPLIAKVYDARQEASFVLQNIWELQNNGIPMQEIAVLYRSSYLTPELEFTLSGRGISYRTFGGVKFFQKAHIKDLLAYLKVINNPQDEQAWRRISLLQQGIGPAGFEKLWLNLKDYSNPLEAALSGKESPSRGKNGWTQLCETLAKINEHKDGKVADLINGILEDNYDQLLKQNYPDQYEERLSGLERLAIYSERFETVEKFLESLTLEESVFADPDAYNDTYGGQLTLSTIHSAKGKEWDAVFIIGLNQGHFPGRHINNHDLDEERRLFYVAATRARRYLYMTTYWEDYRSYGATSEGPSLFLKELAPECYQLADYANEY; encoded by the coding sequence ATGCATAAAAAAATAGATAATTGGGATCAGTTTCTGCAGGCAGAACTTAATAGAGCACAGTATGAATTTGCAACAGCCGACGATGATGCGCTGCTTGGTCTGGCCGGACCGGGTTCCGGGAAAACAAGGGCGCTGGTTTACCGGGCTGCCCATCTGATCCAGACCGGTCTGAACCCGGGAAACCTTTTACTTCTAACCTTTACCAACAAGGCGGCCGGAGAAATGAAGGAACGCCTGGAACGTCTACTCGGATTTCTACCATATGAACTTTGGTCTGGTACTTTCCACAGCATCGGTGCAAGAATTCTCAGGAAACACGCTGCACTGATGGGCCGGACTCCCAATTTTTCTATTTTTGACGAAGATGACAGCAGGGCTCTGCTGAAACAGATCCTTGCTTTGCTGGAGGTCAATGAGCAGGACAGGAAATTAATCATGCAGAGAGGATTTCTCGGCCGGATAATCAGCCAGGCCCGTAATTCAGACTTTTCCATCCGCCATGTAATGGAAGAAGATTATCCGTACCGGCTGGAATACTATGCCCTGATCAATGAAGTGGCCGATATTTACAATCGGAAAAAAGAGGAGAGCAATGCCTTCGATTTTGACGATCTTTTACTCTGCTGGCTTGAACTGTTTGAAAATCAACCACAGGTTCGAGAACAGTACCTCCGGAGATTTAAACATGTCCTTGTTGATGAATTTCAAGATACTAATATCATCCAGGCCAGACTTATCGATCTTTTTGCCGGGAATGCTTCACTCTGCGTCGTTGGCGATGATGCCCAGTCGATCTATGCTTTCCGATATGCCAATATCGGTAATATACTTTCATTTCCCGAAAAATATCAAACCTGCCGGCTGGTTAGGATGGAACAGAATTACCGGAGTACACCTGAAATAGTTGAACTGGCTAACTGCTCGATCAGTTTTAACCGTGAACAGCTGCCCAAGAAACTTTATTCGGAAAATCCACCCGGTCCAAAACCGTTAATTGCAAAGGTATATGATGCCAGGCAGGAAGCTTCATTTGTCCTGCAAAATATCTGGGAACTGCAGAACAACGGGATACCTATGCAGGAGATAGCAGTGCTGTACCGGAGTTCATATCTTACCCCTGAACTTGAATTTACCCTTTCCGGGAGAGGGATCAGTTATAGAACGTTTGGCGGCGTTAAATTTTTTCAGAAAGCCCATATCAAAGATCTGCTTGCCTACCTGAAAGTGATCAATAATCCCCAGGATGAACAGGCCTGGCGCAGAATATCGCTGCTGCAGCAGGGCATCGGTCCTGCTGGTTTTGAAAAGCTCTGGTTGAACCTGAAGGATTACAGCAATCCTCTCGAAGCTGCGTTATCCGGAAAGGAATCGCCTTCCAGAGGTAAAAACGGATGGACCCAGCTCTGCGAAACATTGGCTAAAATTAATGAACATAAAGATGGAAAGGTTGCGGATCTGATCAATGGCATCTTGGAAGATAATTATGATCAGCTATTAAAACAGAATTATCCGGATCAGTACGAGGAACGGCTAAGTGGACTGGAACGCCTGGCCATTTATTCTGAACGTTTTGAAACAGTTGAAAAATTTCTTGAATCGCTGACACTCGAAGAGTCTGTGTTTGCCGATCCCGATGCATATAACGATACATATGGCGGTCAACTGACCCTTTCGACAATCCACAGCGCCAAGGGAAAAGAGTGGGATGCAGTATTTATTATCGGGCTTAACCAGGGGCATTTCCCGGGTAGGCATATTAACAACCATGATCTTGATGAAGAAAGACGGTTATTTTATGTGGCCGCAACGCGGGCTCGGCGTTATCTCTACATGACTACCTACTGGGAAGACTATCGCAGTTATGGCGCTACTTCTGAAGGGCCGTCGCTTTTTCTGAAAGAACTTGCTCCTGAATGCTATCAACTGGCAGATTATGCCAACGAGTATTAA
- a CDS encoding DUF1538 domain-containing protein: MLDDVKEIMIEVLQAVGPIVIVIILIQLFIIHTPVALMMQFIAGAFLVTSGLFLFLIGVRVSLLPIGEMIGSELVTRGSLSILLIAAFIFGFVITIAEPDVRVLAHQVGIASGGAIDSTLMIIAVAIGVGFFVSLAILRILLGIPIAYLLGLGYVLVVVISFFTPPGFVAISFDAGGVTTGPMAVPFILALGVGATSVLGGKSGMSDAFGLIGLASIGPVIGVMLLGVFFG, from the coding sequence ATGTTAGACGATGTAAAAGAAATTATGATCGAGGTTCTGCAGGCAGTCGGTCCGATAGTCATTGTGATCATATTGATCCAGCTATTTATTATTCACACCCCTGTTGCGTTGATGATGCAGTTTATTGCCGGGGCTTTTTTAGTCACATCCGGTCTCTTTCTATTTCTGATCGGTGTCCGGGTCAGTCTACTGCCTATAGGCGAGATGATCGGTTCCGAACTCGTAACCCGCGGTTCACTGTCAATATTGTTAATCGCTGCCTTCATTTTCGGTTTTGTGATTACCATAGCCGAACCGGATGTACGGGTTCTGGCCCACCAGGTTGGCATTGCATCCGGTGGAGCAATCGATTCAACACTCATGATCATAGCAGTCGCCATCGGGGTTGGTTTTTTTGTTTCTCTGGCTATCCTGAGAATTCTTCTGGGCATTCCCATAGCCTATCTACTCGGTTTAGGCTACGTGCTGGTCGTGGTTATATCTTTTTTTACCCCGCCGGGTTTTGTAGCCATCTCGTTTGATGCCGGTGGGGTAACCACGGGGCCCATGGCCGTTCCTTTCATTCTTGCCCTGGGTGTTGGAGCAACCTCAGTTCTAGGTGGTAAATCGGGTATGTCTGATGCTTTCGGGCTTATCGGGCTTGCCTCGATCGGTCCGGTTATCGGGGTCATGCTGCTGGGGGTGTTTTTTGGATGA
- a CDS encoding DUF1538 domain-containing protein, which translates to MIFSLIFQDFSHVLIEVLMALSPVLVLFLLFILVFKMPRRMLLTLFKGVVFAFAGLALFLQGVKVGFMPVGMEMGSILGELDYRWILIPLGFILGFVATLAEPAVRILSSQVEKSSSGYIRRPVLTYTLCFAVGLFIALGMVRIVYGIPFYYIIIPGYLLAIILMFFSKRSFTAVAFDSGGVATGPMTVTFIMALAVGAADVIEGRDAVIDGFGLIALVALAPIILVMLLGFLYPEEDRDDDQGNDNSMDELKPDEEPDKDYPDNEKYSNDIKEVTEDGFEPET; encoded by the coding sequence ATGATTTTCAGCCTGATTTTTCAGGATTTCAGTCATGTTCTGATTGAAGTTTTGATGGCTCTCAGTCCAGTTCTTGTTCTTTTCTTGCTTTTTATCTTAGTCTTTAAAATGCCCAGGCGTATGCTGCTTACTCTTTTCAAGGGTGTCGTCTTTGCTTTCGCCGGCCTGGCCCTTTTCCTGCAGGGAGTGAAGGTAGGCTTCATGCCGGTAGGCATGGAAATGGGATCGATTCTAGGTGAGCTTGATTACCGCTGGATCTTGATTCCTTTAGGTTTTATCCTGGGCTTTGTAGCTACCCTGGCTGAACCGGCGGTGAGAATTTTAAGCAGCCAGGTAGAGAAAAGCTCCAGCGGTTATATCAGGAGACCGGTCCTCACTTATACTCTATGCTTCGCTGTCGGGCTATTTATCGCTCTCGGCATGGTCAGGATTGTATACGGCATACCATTTTACTACATAATCATTCCCGGGTATCTGCTGGCAATAATTTTAATGTTTTTTTCGAAGCGATCATTTACAGCTGTTGCCTTTGATTCCGGAGGTGTCGCCACAGGACCCATGACAGTAACCTTTATCATGGCCCTTGCCGTCGGAGCTGCAGATGTTATTGAAGGGCGTGATGCTGTGATTGACGGATTCGGGTTAATAGCCCTGGTGGCACTTGCCCCGATAATCCTGGTTATGCTGCTTGGTTTCCTCTATCCTGAAGAAGATCGGGACGACGATCAGGGCAATGACAACAGCATGGATGAATTAAAACCGGATGAAGAACCTGATAAGGATTATCCCGATAACGAAAAGTATTCCAATGATATCAAGGAGGTTACAGAAGATGGATTCGAACCTGAAACATGA
- a CDS encoding P-II family nitrogen regulator, producing the protein MDSNLKHDLIVTIVKKGCCEKIITATKTAGAEGATIIPARGTGIHEQKKLLGIPIEPEKDIIFTIIQEEKTDDVLKAIIKAGKLEKPGTGIAFVLELKKVVGVVHLVRELKNYEKDVRKK; encoded by the coding sequence ATGGATTCGAACCTGAAACATGATCTGATTGTAACAATAGTTAAAAAAGGTTGTTGTGAGAAAATAATTACTGCTACCAAAACAGCGGGAGCAGAGGGAGCAACCATTATTCCGGCCCGGGGAACCGGAATTCACGAGCAGAAAAAGCTGCTTGGAATTCCCATTGAACCAGAGAAGGATATAATCTTCACGATCATTCAGGAAGAGAAAACCGATGATGTCCTGAAGGCAATAATCAAGGCTGGAAAACTGGAAAAGCCTGGTACCGGAATTGCTTTCGTCCTGGAACTGAAAAAAGTGGTCGGGGTTGTTCACCTGGTTAGGGAACTTAAAAATTATGAAAAAGACGTTAGAAAAAAGTAG
- a CDS encoding rubredoxin has protein sequence MDKYECQVCGYVYDPAEGDSDGGIAPGTPFEDLPDDWVCPVCGVGKDEFEKL, from the coding sequence ATGGATAAGTATGAATGCCAGGTATGTGGATATGTATACGATCCTGCGGAAGGGGATAGTGATGGAGGGATTGCCCCCGGCACCCCTTTTGAAGATCTTCCTGATGATTGGGTCTGCCCGGTGTGCGGTGTAGGCAAAGATGAGTTTGAGAAGCTATAG
- a CDS encoding YifB family Mg chelatase-like AAA ATPase: MIAKVHSCAINGITGIPLEIEVDISDGLPAFDLIGLPDASVREAKERVRSAIRNSGFKFPYSRITVNLAPADIKKEGSAFDLAIAIGLLAATDQIEISPLLSRALFVGELSLDGKLRGINGTLAMALSVSELDNYRDTSMFLPLENLAEASLVGEIDVRGAGNLRQLVDFFNGNIDALTTRMPEVTPTEENYAEPDFSEVRGQESAKRALEISAAGSHNVLLYGPPGSGKTMLARRIPSILPLPTREEVLEMTRIHSVAGQLTAQNSLVLKRPFRSPHHSASTAGIIGGGKSPRPGEVSLAHRGVLFFDELPEYRREVLEALRQPLEDRMVTITRATATISYPADFMFIGSMNPCPCGNYGEPEKECRCSPAQIFKYRSKLSGPLIDRIDIQVEVPSVKYEQLQEEKSGESSADIRKRVEKARLKQLTRYKRLKANCNAQLSSSHFEKHCPLTDEARLLLRQSFQNLKFSMRAHDRIIKVARTIADLDDSEVIEAPHIAEAVQYRNLDRQS; encoded by the coding sequence ATGATCGCCAAAGTCCATTCCTGTGCAATTAACGGTATAACGGGCATTCCGCTTGAAATCGAAGTTGATATTTCAGACGGGCTGCCCGCTTTCGATCTGATCGGACTTCCTGATGCCTCGGTTCGAGAGGCAAAAGAAAGAGTCAGGTCCGCCATCCGCAACAGCGGATTCAAATTTCCCTATTCCAGAATCACTGTCAATCTCGCACCGGCTGATATCAAGAAAGAAGGGTCGGCATTCGATCTGGCCATCGCCATCGGTTTGCTGGCGGCAACCGATCAGATTGAAATAAGCCCTTTACTCTCCAGGGCTCTCTTCGTCGGTGAATTATCACTTGACGGTAAACTGCGGGGCATAAACGGCACCCTGGCCATGGCTCTCTCAGTAAGTGAGCTGGATAATTACAGGGATACTAGTATGTTTCTCCCGCTTGAGAACCTTGCTGAAGCATCCCTTGTTGGCGAAATTGATGTCAGGGGTGCCGGAAACTTAAGACAGTTAGTTGATTTTTTTAATGGAAATATCGATGCCCTGACGACCAGAATGCCTGAAGTAACTCCGACTGAAGAAAACTATGCAGAACCGGATTTTTCTGAAGTACGGGGTCAGGAATCGGCAAAACGGGCCCTGGAAATTTCTGCAGCCGGCTCCCATAATGTCCTGCTCTATGGTCCCCCGGGAAGTGGAAAAACAATGCTGGCCAGAAGAATACCCTCTATCCTACCCCTTCCCACCCGGGAGGAAGTTCTTGAAATGACCAGGATCCACAGCGTGGCCGGTCAGCTAACTGCACAGAATTCATTAGTTCTGAAACGTCCTTTTCGCAGCCCTCACCACAGCGCATCAACAGCAGGAATTATCGGGGGTGGCAAATCACCAAGGCCGGGAGAAGTCAGTTTGGCTCACAGGGGCGTTCTTTTCTTTGATGAACTGCCTGAATACAGGCGAGAAGTCCTGGAAGCGCTGCGTCAGCCCCTGGAAGACAGGATGGTTACCATCACCAGGGCGACAGCCACAATCAGCTACCCTGCAGATTTCATGTTTATCGGTTCAATGAACCCCTGCCCCTGCGGCAACTATGGTGAACCTGAAAAAGAATGCCGCTGCAGCCCGGCCCAGATATTTAAATACCGCTCCAAGTTATCGGGACCGCTAATAGACCGGATTGATATCCAGGTTGAAGTGCCGTCGGTGAAATATGAACAGCTGCAGGAAGAGAAAAGCGGTGAAAGTTCCGCGGATATCCGGAAAAGGGTTGAAAAAGCTCGTCTGAAACAGTTAACGAGATATAAAAGGCTTAAAGCAAATTGTAATGCCCAACTCAGTTCCAGCCATTTTGAAAAGCACTGTCCGCTTACTGATGAGGCCAGACTGCTGCTGCGCCAGTCTTTTCAAAACCTAAAATTCTCTATGCGTGCCCACGATCGGATCATCAAAGTAGCCCGGACCATTGCCGACTTAGACGATTCAGAGGTGATTGAAGCACCGCATATTGCCGAAGCGGTGCAGTATCGCAACCTGGACCGACAATCTTAA